The Streptomyces sp. A2-16 sequence GTGGATCAAGAAGGTCAAGGTTCCGAAGTTCGCGCAGCCGATCATGCCGATCATCGTGATCCCGATCGTGGCGACGACGGCGCTCGGGCTGTTCTTCATCTACGTCATCGGGAAGCCGATCTCCTGGGTGTTCGAGCACCTGACCGACTGGCTCAGCGGGATGACCGGCACCAGTGCGATCCTGCTGGGCACGATTCTGGGGCTCATGATCGCGTTCGACATGGGCGGGCCGGTCAACAAGACGGCGTTCCTGTTCGGTGCGGGGCTGATCGCGACCGGCAACCAGACGGTCATGGGCATGTGCGCGGCCGCGATCCCGGTCATGCCACTGGGACAGGGGCTGGCCACGCTGATACGGAAGCGGCTCTACACCGAGCAGGAGCGGGAGACCGGGCTCGCCTCGCTGTTCATGGGCTGCTTCGGTATCTCCGAGGGTGCGATCCCCTTCGCGGCGGCGCGGCCCGCGCAGGTCATCCCGGCCAACATGCTCGGTGGCGCGGTCGCCGGTGCCATCGCCGGCGTCGCCGGGGTCGAGGACGCGGTGCCGCACGGCGGGCCGATCGTCGCGGTGCTGGGTGCGGTGAGCGGGGTGCCGATGTTCTTCGTGGCCGTGCTGATCGGCGCGGCGGTCACCGCGCTGACGACGGTCACGTTGGTCGACATCAGCGAACGGCGGCGCACGAGTGCGGCGCCGGTGGCCGGGCCGGATGCGGCCGGGCCGCTGGAGCCCGAGCTGGTCGGGGTGGGCGTCGGTGCGACGGCCGGTGGAGCCGCCGCTGCAGTGGTGGCGCAGCGGGTCGTGGCCTCGTCGAGTACGGCCGCCGCGGAGGCGGCACCGGCCAGGACTCCCGCGGCTACGGATCCTGCTGCACGTACCGAGCGCGCACCTCATGCCGAACCCGCAACTCGTGTCGGACACGGAGCCGCTGCGGCGGCCGACGGTGGGACGGAAGCCCGCGGCACCCCTTCTGCCGAAGCCGAAGGCGAAGCCGACACCAAGGCCACTGCCGAATCCGACGCCGACGCCGACGCCCGACCGGAACGCGAGGTCCTCTCCGGCTACCTCACCGAACAGACCGTGAAGGTCGCTCTCGACGCCCGGGACAAGGAAGCCGCGATCCGGGAGATGGCGGCGCTGCTCGCCCGGACCGGCAAGGTGGCGGACCTGGACGAGCTGGTCGCCACCGCACTGCGGCGGGAGGAGCAGGGCACCACCGGGCTCGGGGAGGAGATCGCGATCCCGCACGCCAAGACGGATGCCGTGACCGCGCCCGTCGTCGGGTTCGCGCGGTCCGCCGAGGGCGTCGAGTGGGGCTCGCTGGACGGTACGAAGGCCGGGCTGGTGTTCATGATCGCCGTACCGGAGGCGGCCGCGGGCGACGAACATCTGCGGATCCTGGCGCTGTTGTCGCGGAAGCTGATGGATCCCGAGTTCCGGGCGCGGCTCGTCGCGGCGCCGGACGAGAGGGCCGTCCTTGAGGTGCTGAGCGAGATCAGGTGACGGGAGGGCCCGCGTCCCGGTGGGGACGCGGGCCCGTACAGCCGTCGCGGTCCGGTGATCAGTGCTCGGCGGGATGCGGGGCCGGTCCGCCCGGGGTCGCCTCCCGGTCGGCACCCTTGGCGGCCTCGGACTCGCTGTAGATGTCCGGTTCGAGGTAGATGACGCGAGCGATCGGGACGGCCTCACGGATGCGGGACTCGGCGGCGTTGATCGCGGAGGCGACCTCGGCCGCCGTGTCGTCGTGCTGGACGGCGATCTTCGCGGCGACGAGCAGTTCCTCGGGGCCGAGGTGAAGTGTGCGCATGTGGATGATGCCGGTGACGGTGTCGCCGTCGACGATCGCGGTCTCGATCTTCCGCACGGCATCGAGGCCGGCGGACTCGCCGAGGAGCAGGGACTTGGTCTCCACGGCCAGGACGAGCGCGATCAGGATGAGCAGGATGCCGATGCAGAGGGTGCCGATGCCGTCCCAGACGCCGTCTCCGGTGAGCAGGGCCAGGCCGACGCCGCCGAGGGCCAGGATCAGACCGACCAGGGCGCCGAAGTCCTCCAGGAGCACGACCGGGAGCTCGGGCGCCTTGGCGCGGCGCACGAACTCCTTCCAGGAGAGGTCGCCGCGCAGCGGGTTGGACTCCTTGATGGCCGTCCGGAAGGAGAAGCTCTCGGCGATGATCGCGAAGACGAGGACGCCCACCGGCCAGTACCAGTGCTCGATCTCGTGCGGGTGCTTGATCTTCTCGTAGCCCTCGTAGACGGCGAACATGCCACCGACGGAGAAGAGGACGATGGAGACCAGGAACGCGTAGATGTAGCGCTCGCGGCCGTAGCCGAAGGGGTGTTGCGGGGTGGCCTCGCGCTGGGCCTTCTTGCCGCCGAGCAGCAGCAGGGCCTGGTTGCCGGAGTCGGCGAGGGAGTGCACGCCCTCGGCGAGCATCGAGGACGAGCCGCTGAACGCGAACGCCACGAACTTCGATGCCGCGATCGCGAGGTTGGCGCCGAGTGCCGCCACGATCGCCCTGGTTCCGCCTGACGCGCTCATCTGGTCGCGTTGTCCCTTCGCCTCAAGTGTCTCTACGCCGTCCAGGCCTTTGCCCGTCCTTTGCCGGTGGGCCATTCTTGCAGCCTCGCCCGGCACGGGCGTCTCATCCGTCCACAGGGCCGGTCATACGATCACACGTCACCGTCCCACTCGCCTTCGCCGCCGTCGCCGTCACACGATCACGGTCGCCCGGAAGACCGTGCCGGTGCCGGACACCTCGGCCTTCTCGCCCGCCGGGACGAAGACCGACTGGCCGGGGCTCAGTTCGTGTTCCCCGGCTCGCACGGAACCTGCCGTGCAGAGCAGGATCTGTGGGGTCGGACGGGTCAGGTCGTGCGTGGCGGCGCCCTCGGGGAGGACATACCGGGACAGTCGGAACTCGTCGATGGGAGTCTCGTAGACCTCCTCGCCGTCGGGGGACGCCTCGGGGCGGAGCACGCCCGGGTCGGCGGCCTCGAAACGGACGATGCGCAGGAGTTCGGGGACGTCGACGTGCTTGGGGGTCAGGCCGCAGCGCAGGACGTTGTCGGAGTTGGCCATGATCTCGACGCCCAGGCCGTTCAGGTACGCGTGCGGGATGCCGGCGCCGAGGAACAGGGCCTCGCCGGGCTGGAGCCGGACGTGGTTGAGGAGCATCGCGGCGATGACGCCCGGATCGCCCGGGTAGTGGTGGGCGATGTCGGCGTAGGGAGCGTGGTCACCGCCGAGGCGGGCGCAGGCGGCCGCGGCCTCCGTGACCGTGTGGGCCATCTCCTCGCGGTCGGCGGTCAGAACGGCCGTCAGGACCTCGCGCAGGGCCGCCTCCTCGGGACGGGCGTGCAGGAGGTCGACGTACGGCTTGAGGGAGTCGACGCCGAGTGCGTCGAGCAGCTCGGCCGCGCGCGCGGGTTCGCGGAAGCCGCACAGGCCGTCGAACTCGGTGAGCGCGCAGATCAGTTCGGGCTTGTGGTTGGCGTCCTTGTAGTTGCGGTGTCCCGCGTCCACGGGGATGCCCCGGCGCTCCTCGTCGTCGTAGCCCTCTTTCGCCTGGGCCAGGTCGGGGTGCACCTGGAGGGAGAGCGGGGCGCCCGCGGCCAGGATCTTGAGCAGGAAGGGCAGGCGGGGGCCGAACCTGGAGACCGCCTCGGCGCCGAGTTCCTTCGCCGGGTCCGCGTCGATGACCTCGACGAGCGTGCCCCGGCCGGTGCGTGAGGGGGCGCCCGGGTGGGCGCCCATCCACATCTCCGCCTGCGGCTCACCGGTCGGCCGGACGCCGAGGAGTTCGGGGATGGCGGTGGTGGAACCCCAGGCGTAGGGGCGGATGGTGTTGTCGAGGCGGTCCATCAGGCTCTTTCTGTACGTACGGCGATCAGGGCGTCCTGGGCAACGTCAGGCCCCCGAGGCGAGCGCCAGGTAAACGGCGGCGAAATCGGTGACGGCGATCAGTTCCGCGAGGGTCTCGATCTCGCCGCCGGCCTCCGGTTCCAGCTCGCTGATCGGCGTGTCGTGGCTCAGGGCCAAGTCGCGGGCGGACGGGGCGGCGCTGAGGCCCCCGATCGGACGGTCGCGAAGGAGCACCACACGCGCGTGCAGCGCGGGAGCCTCCTCGACGCGGTCGCGGAAGAAGTCGTCGGGATCGGCACTGGCGGCCAGCGGTCCGGCGAGCAGGGTGCTGTGCGCGGCGAGGGCCTCGGGCAGTTCGGAGACCACGGCGGGGCGACCGGAGAGCTCGGCGAGGGCGGCGGCGAAACGACGGCCCGCGGGACCCGCGGAGGTGCCCTCGGTCCAGATCACCGGGAGCGCGTCGGCGAGTTCGGCGGCGAGGGTCTTGGCGGGGTTGCTGTAGGTCGCGATGGCGGGTCCGCAGCGCTCGGCGATGTGGTCGAGGCGGTCGGCGATCTTCTCCAGCGCGTCGGGCGGGGCGCTGAGCAGGCCGGCACGGTCGAGGATCGCGAGGAGCGGGGTGAGCAGGGCCCACAGGACGCCGGGAGCGGACGCGGTGAGGGCTGTGTCCTCCTCGTACGGCGCGGTCGCCATGGACACGAACAGGCCGTGGGCGCCCTCGACCGCTTCGGCGAGCGGGGTGCGGGCCGGAGCCACGGCGACGACGGTGCAGCCGCGGCGGTACGCCTGGTCCGCGAGCAGGGACAGACCGGGTTCGGTGCCGTCGGGGGTGGCGATGAGGAGCAGGTCGACCGAGCCGGCCCAGCCGG is a genomic window containing:
- a CDS encoding cation diffusion facilitator family transporter, which produces MSASGGTRAIVAALGANLAIAASKFVAFAFSGSSSMLAEGVHSLADSGNQALLLLGGKKAQREATPQHPFGYGRERYIYAFLVSIVLFSVGGMFAVYEGYEKIKHPHEIEHWYWPVGVLVFAIIAESFSFRTAIKESNPLRGDLSWKEFVRRAKAPELPVVLLEDFGALVGLILALGGVGLALLTGDGVWDGIGTLCIGILLILIALVLAVETKSLLLGESAGLDAVRKIETAIVDGDTVTGIIHMRTLHLGPEELLVAAKIAVQHDDTAAEVASAINAAESRIREAVPIARVIYLEPDIYSESEAAKGADREATPGGPAPHPAEH
- a CDS encoding fructose-specific PTS transporter subunit EIIC; protein product: MTSPAGPPPTGGDSDGQRLKLLAVTACPTGIAHTYMAAEKLAQAAASRGIDMKVETQGSIGAENVLDDNDVSTADGIIVAADKDVDLSRFVGKRVLTVGVAEGIHHPERLIERVRSAPVHRAGTPRDVSASGGGKERSVGYKALMNGVSYMIPFVVVGGLLIAISLSLGGHTDPSGGLVIPKDSFWMDINNIGVIGFTLMVPILSGYIAYAIGDRPALVPGMIGGWIANTGSLYDSKAGAGFIGAIVTGFLAGYLVLWIKKVKVPKFAQPIMPIIVIPIVATTALGLFFIYVIGKPISWVFEHLTDWLSGMTGTSAILLGTILGLMIAFDMGGPVNKTAFLFGAGLIATGNQTVMGMCAAAIPVMPLGQGLATLIRKRLYTEQERETGLASLFMGCFGISEGAIPFAAARPAQVIPANMLGGAVAGAIAGVAGVEDAVPHGGPIVAVLGAVSGVPMFFVAVLIGAAVTALTTVTLVDISERRRTSAAPVAGPDAAGPLEPELVGVGVGATAGGAAAAVVAQRVVASSSTAAAEAAPARTPAATDPAARTERAPHAEPATRVGHGAAAAADGGTEARGTPSAEAEGEADTKATAESDADADARPEREVLSGYLTEQTVKVALDARDKEAAIREMAALLARTGKVADLDELVATALRREEQGTTGLGEEIAIPHAKTDAVTAPVVGFARSAEGVEWGSLDGTKAGLVFMIAVPEAAAGDEHLRILALLSRKLMDPEFRARLVAAPDERAVLEVLSEIR
- the manA gene encoding mannose-6-phosphate isomerase, class I; this encodes MDRLDNTIRPYAWGSTTAIPELLGVRPTGEPQAEMWMGAHPGAPSRTGRGTLVEVIDADPAKELGAEAVSRFGPRLPFLLKILAAGAPLSLQVHPDLAQAKEGYDDEERRGIPVDAGHRNYKDANHKPELICALTEFDGLCGFREPARAAELLDALGVDSLKPYVDLLHARPEEAALREVLTAVLTADREEMAHTVTEAAAACARLGGDHAPYADIAHHYPGDPGVIAAMLLNHVRLQPGEALFLGAGIPHAYLNGLGVEIMANSDNVLRCGLTPKHVDVPELLRIVRFEAADPGVLRPEASPDGEEVYETPIDEFRLSRYVLPEGAATHDLTRPTPQILLCTAGSVRAGEHELSPGQSVFVPAGEKAEVSGTGTVFRATVIV
- a CDS encoding SIS domain-containing protein; its protein translation is MLDESLLDTPEALSEADRRGLLRGAAEAGARVRTAARHAAEAGVNDLKPDGRPRAVLIAGPGAAATCAADLLGTLAGAGSPVTRLAPTGVAPAAGALRWELPGWAGSVDLLLIATPDGTEPGLSLLADQAYRRGCTVVAVAPARTPLAEAVEGAHGLFVSMATAPYEEDTALTASAPGVLWALLTPLLAILDRAGLLSAPPDALEKIADRLDHIAERCGPAIATYSNPAKTLAAELADALPVIWTEGTSAGPAGRRFAAALAELSGRPAVVSELPEALAAHSTLLAGPLAASADPDDFFRDRVEEAPALHARVVLLRDRPIGGLSAAPSARDLALSHDTPISELEPEAGGEIETLAELIAVTDFAAVYLALASGA